The Ananas comosus cultivar F153 linkage group 22, ASM154086v1, whole genome shotgun sequence genome segment gtagatagatagatagatagatagatagagagagagagagagagagagagagagagagagattaacaAGTATAGTAGCGAGCAAATTCATGAGAAACAAGTGACACAAGGGATGAACAGCACTTCTGCGCATTAAATCTAAAGAGAATGCTCAACATACTGCTTCTTGCAAGATATCTTATTGAACattgttatatatattctaaGCTCAAAGTATGTCCTCtcttttaccgaccgtccctagaataAGTGGCGAAGggattggtggttggtacccgagacgcaagttcgaatcctagttgattcacatttccagctaaatttatttctaaacgaagcgggtagcgtgctatctatctctctctcaaaaaaaaaaagaagagtatgTCCTCTTTTGTTTCCTTTGCTTTCTTTATCAGCTGTtccaacaagaaaaagaaaaagaaaaagggaaaaaaaaaatgatgtccAATGTTCTTGATTAAAAAAAACTGACGtccaatgtttttcttttttgtttctatttgtcttttttattttgattgcttTGAATGTTCTCCGAGGCCACGTTGCCTCAACctatgtagctaaattcatctgctaaatgaatgaagcgggttacgtgctacctttttctcaaaaaaaaagaaaaaagaaaaaaagttggaCATATCACAATATTGAGATATTCgtcaccttaattaattatcgGCATCTTCCTACATGCTGAGCTTTTAATATCATGCATTggctttgcttttttttttcccaaataaATACAGCAATCTGGCACACAAAAAAAGATGCCAGCATCTGTTTTAGCAGGACCACTAGAGTACAGCAGCGACGgattcctttcttttctttttctttttgagagatagataacacaACTTGAGaattcgggtaccaaccacaagccctttgccacttgctctaggggcGGTTGGTGGCGGATTCCTTTCTTAATAACATAATTGtttcctttatatatatatatatatatatatatatatactcgctAGAAATAGGATATGTAGTAAGATATTCTTTTCGCCCTTGTACTTCTTACAGTTTCATCCAATTAATCTAGTTAATTTGTGTAATGTTAGTGTATTTTCTTATGTTTTGCCTGTAATTGAGTGCatttatactaatatatacTAACAAGCTGGTCCGCCATGTAGTCGCATATTAAAATATTGTATTTATACATGTATATTACAGTAGGTACGTAGCATATTCCCATATTAAAGGCGACTCTTAATTATTATAACACTTTCACATCACAAGAGTGAAAGAAAATGATATACGTTGATATGTGCCTGATCCTGGTTGCTTACAAAAAGCTGGGACATAAACCATCTTTCTATCTTACTAATGGAAAAGGCTTTGCGAAAAAGCTTatctgaaaaattaattaacaatgtCACCTAGGTGGTACCGATGCTAGCTTCAAACGGTCACAAAAATGAGTGGGGctcgagcgagcgagcgagcgagcgagcgagcgagcccGACTCTTGGTCATGCGAGTGATCCCCAAGTTAGCCTTTCTCTTTGAGAATTTCTTGTAGGTTTAGTTCAACATGCAACTAGAGAAAAATGTTCCTATCTTACCCACAATAATTTCCACACCAATCTCACACGTTATTAATGATCTCTAATCCACATTTGGAAGTCTCCGATTGATGTGTACTTGCACTAATTATTGATTAGAAATGTTCAAGCATGACATCACTTAACATATGAAGACACTAAAATTAATTAGACAATAAAATTTGCTTCTCTTTCCTTCGCCAATTTGCATGCGACTTGTTGCGTTTTTTGCCGCTGCATGCATCGATCGAGGCGAACCTCAATCGGACTAATTGAAATTCTTCATGAAATAATTGACATGCAATAGTTAACTACTGCTTTGTCAGACCAGCATATGCagccttaattaatttgtatcTAGAAGATCTATATACCTACGCatgcaaaattaattattgaataattaatCGATCTACATTTTGCAAATTGATCAGCAAAGTTTCAGATGTTACCTCCAATTGTAGCTAGCTTCTCTCTTAAGAATCATTAACATCACTTTTCCGAAGAAATTTGACAGGTAGATCTTAACAGCACGTTCAAAAGGTGATTGAGAAGGGAGAAGTGCTTTAAGAGGTCTAAAATCAGACGAAAAGAAAGGTTCTCAGGGTGATCCAAGCGTCCTCTGGCTAAATTGTTCACTTCATTAAAAAGCATCCTCTTTATTGACTTCTACATCCCAGTTTTAATTAGTTGGGGATCTGCAGGCCAATTTTCATGGCGGATTTCATTTTCCCTGTTCAAATCGCTTTGCACTACGTGGACACGGCACCATCGCTTAAATGACGGAAACTCCGGGTTCTTTTACTTTGATTAATGAAAGTTTTgatcaattaattaaatagGTCAGTTATCAAATGCTTTATATATAGCAGCATGCAGAGTCCCAAAAGTTTTCTTAAAGGATGAAATCAGAGTCCCCAAAAAGTGAGGGTTCAGGTAGCAATTAAGAACAACCCTGAGTACAATCAAAACCTTAATAGTAATTAATGGATCATAAGCTTTGCTCAATATTACTAAAGGATTATTATCAGTGCCAACCAAGTGTCTTAATATGCTCGGCTTTCAACCATAAGGTGAAAATTTTTCATAACTAGCGAATCACAGTTGGTAGGTATATTAtcctttatattttaatttgtattgtgTTGaattaaaaaagtgctgctCCCATTCGTCTAATGGAGATCTTCGAAAAAACTAAAGAGTGTTTAAAGGAGGAGGACCTAGAAATTTCATAATTGAGCTAACAATGAGAATAAATGTGGTTGTGAGTAACATCGACATGCAAATAATTGTACCAACTAGAGGGGAGCAGCATTAGATATATTGTACTGTAGATGTTGATCTATAATGacaaaatgtaaattatttggGAGATAGGGACTGGGATGTACCATGATGATAATTGTCATTGTTATCATCATTAAGAGAATTAGTAACTCCAAAATCCATTACCAAATGGAAGTGGACATGATGATCGCAACAGATCATGACCCAATCACACTTAGCAGCTAGGATTTCGAGGTCGAGAACCTGCCCACTGAAAATTATCAGCAAACTTTTGATCTTAAGAACATTGCTAGGTGCTAAAGTAGTTATCTAGGTAAGTACTCCTAGTCGGCACAATATTGTCGATCACAGGAATGCAAAATACTGAGAGCTTATTTTGAGATAGCATTGCTGCAATCTTACTTTTCGACTTAGGAAGATGTTTTGACTTAGGAAGCACTTAATTAAGAAACTACTCGAAAGTTGATTCACATCTAGAAATTGAAAGTGAAAATTTCAcagtatttcaaattttagaatgAATAGAGCTATAGAAATGGAAATAGAATAAGCCTGTCAAATTCCGACacctctaaaattaaaaaaaaaaacacaaaacaaaacaaaaatagaaacaaaaaggCAAGGGAAATCCGTCAAAACCCTGAGAATACCAAATGATGCTGCCTTATTCAAGGTGTCGTTTTGCAGCTTTATGGCAGTGAGAATCAACATGCTGAGAACGAGAACAGATTAAACACGGAAAAACATTAGGAGCTAATGTAGTGATTTCCCAGATAGTCAAAATGCAACCAAACTAAATCAAGTTTAGTATCTTCTGATTTCAGTAACCTGGAAAACATCAACAATTACAACCAGAATCTGTTGCGAGTCCTACCGATCCACCCTGCAACTAGAACAGTTTACTTGTGATTGGCATTAAAAAATAACCAACATGCAGGTGTTAATATATGTCCTGATGAGGGCTGTATCAGAAAAGATATCTATATTAGTAGGCATGCTGAAAAGGGCTGTGAAATCAAACTGGAAGTCGTCTATTAGCAACAAAACCAACCACAAACAAACATCCACCTTGTAGTTGACAGCAACCATCCAACAACTgattcttcaaaattttgatggacCATATCAAATCAGCATACTTAAGGAGCATAAGCAAAAATAATGAATCAAAATTCCAACAAAATGAAGTTTACCATGATTTCTCCATATACATATCTAGAAGCCCAGCCAGtcaggaaaaaaagaaacaaagtacAAGGGCAAAACATAAACAAAAAGTTCCGATAGAAAACAAGGAAAATTAGCTGCATGGGAGGTCAGGATGAATGCAGAACAGATTGATCAAGCAGAATACCCACTCAACAGTTCGACCAATTCACCTTTCTTCAGCTTTGAGTAACCTTTAATGCCTCGAGACTTTGCAATTTCCCTTAATTCCGTCAGTTTCATAGAACCTAAATCAGGGCTTTCCACAGTAGATGGGGGCTCTACAATCTCTTCTGTGTGAGATTCCTCAGTATCAGAAGTATCGGATTGATCATGTAAAAATACATCGTCGGGCTCATCCAAAGGTTCAGGCTCAGCCTCTGGGACAACCTCAGGCTCACGAATAGCAGTCTTCTTCCCCTGAGCCGTCTTAAATGGAGTAAAGCTATTACCCTCATCTGCTGAAAATATAGGTTGGAACTTAACTTTAGGAACTGGAGAACGGCGTCTGAAGTTTGATGCTGGTCTACTAAAAGGCGCAGCATCTGGCTCATGAACTTCCTCTTGGGAATCGTTATTAGGGCTAAAATAGTTCGAATTTTGCTCATCTTCAAAGGTGCTGCTTCTTTCTGGTTGGTCCATGTTATAATCAGAGTCCACAGTGTTCTTCTTTTTTCGATCCACCGAATGTTTCCTCAATAACTTGAGAAGGGAATCAACGGTTCCCCTCTCTCCCTGCCCTTGTTGTTGCGCAGTTTcaatcttcttctcttctttaatTGCTGCTCGTTCTCGTAGTTGTGCTTGGACCTTTCTGAAAAGCTCCACGATCTCCTTCTCTCTTCGCCCTGGAGTAGCTGTGGCTTGATGCCTAGGGTTGCTAGTCAAAGAAAGCAGTGGCCCATTTTTGGAGGGTACTGGGTCTGTTTCTTCAACGTTGTCAGAGTACTCCCGCTCTTGGTATTGCCTGCCCCTCCCCCTCGAAGATCCCTTTTGCTGTCTTGAGAAATCTGGGTTTCTCCTGTGGCTGTTAGAACTAGCACTACACACAAAAGAAATTCTCTTTGGGGCGTAAGTAGAGCATTTCCTCAAGAAAATTGCCCCCCGAAAGAATCGGTCTCCATTGCAAACCGGTACGGTTGCTCTTCCAATAGTGCCTTTTCTATCAGTGAGTGTATAACCTGTATTAAGAACAGTCCTTCGttttaatatgtaaaataacAACTAGGAAACAGGTCAAATGATCTACATTCACTATATGCATGCCACAGAAGCAGTTTGGTGAACCAATATAAAAGCCGGCATAGTAAATGGAAAAGATATGGATTTGTCTAGATCAGACTATCTTTTCATGATTCACACTGATAATGCAATTTGAAAGTATAGATTCCTTGTGTTATTAGACGAGAATTCTCACCGAAAActtcaaagtataaaataatgcCTTTACAAAGCAGGAGCACTCAACATTATAAAGATATGATCAAGGGAAGCATAATAGGTAAGGTAGCACTGGAGGACATTGGGGACATAATAAAGATATGATGGAACAAATTTTGGATAATCTATAGTACTGCATGCTCATCTCTAATTGTCCCTCGTCCCATAATAGTTCTTGTCTTTTTTTGGGGGgtcaaaaataagaaatgttcATCAACTAACTAACGGCAATAAGTTGCTAGAATCTATATTTCTTTAGGAACAGAAATTCCACATGAAGTTATTATTACACCTGAACTATATATTACGCTAATAAGGAGCCCCATGAATTTGCAGATAACAGCCATTTTGAGGTCTAGTTACTAACATACATTCTTCAATGGGAACAGGACAAGCAACAAGATTCTGATTCAAcagaaaaagggaaagaagcCAACCAATTGATTGCATCGATTGCAATAAATCACCCAAACTAAGGCAGAAATAAGAAGTTTGGCCTTTTACTGTTAAAACAGGGGCAAGCATCCGGGAAAGGAGAAAATGCGAGGAAGTAAACATTGGGAGGTGGGAGAAGGTTAAAATAAGCCGTGAATCAATCGAAATACACACAACCGTTACCAAAAatgcacctttttttttccccctttctcTTCATGTTATAGCAATCATATGAGCTTCCATACAGAATCCAACTTGGGACAACTGGTTACCAGAGAAAAAGAGCAGAACTTTGGCCTAAAAAGCAGATTAATGAGACCAGTATTGTACAAAGTAAGCTTTACAACAAGGTAGGAGGACAGTGGCACACTGACTCGGCAACGAAATCCACACCATTTCCTCCATAATCCCAACAAGTAACAATGCCTACCTCATTCCCAAGCTTACAGCGCCGTAAACCCTCGTTACCAAACATGTAAATAATCACCACATAAGCAATAA includes the following:
- the LOC109727326 gene encoding SAP-like protein BP-73; the encoded protein is MSSARIHLVSDGYTLTDRKGTIGRATVPVCNGDRFFRGAIFLRKCSTYAPKRISFVCSASSNSHRRNPDFSRQQKGSSRGRGRQYQEREYSDNVEETDPVPSKNGPLLSLTSNPRHQATATPGRREKEIVELFRKVQAQLRERAAIKEEKKIETAQQQGQGERGTVDSLLKLLRKHSVDRKKKNTVDSDYNMDQPERSSTFEDEQNSNYFSPNNDSQEEVHEPDAAPFSRPASNFRRRSPVPKVKFQPIFSADEGNSFTPFKTAQGKKTAIREPEVVPEAEPEPLDEPDDVFLHDQSDTSDTEESHTEEIVEPPSTVESPDLGSMKLTELREIAKSRGIKGYSKLKKGELVELLSGYSA